In one Rhopalosiphum padi isolate XX-2018 chromosome 3, ASM2088224v1, whole genome shotgun sequence genomic region, the following are encoded:
- the LOC132924643 gene encoding zinc finger protein 521-like isoform X2 has protein sequence MSFLNDDTPRRLHSQMNICRICLKYNTNDNPFFDVFTDKLQCLNIYDVLKNLFDINVEPGDLRPKYICQHCYNKVSEWLDFVLKAHYSQFCINEMIYDAQPITSPSSSVINIPNDDNQDNSNNNSSTSSNSPSPSVISIPDDDNQDNSDNYSSTFPAPINNLSNNEDNQENSYCMPSTSTADIYIIKKKINLIPYGFYSCIIRSCKKSFKTFQGFKTHYRRHRNVADAVMCWKCNNTFPNKSTMHSHQMKRECVVFPGMFGCLSCPESFDDLQSLSIHKYNMHIVQN, from the exons ATGTCTTTTCTAAACGATGATACCCCGCGTCGATTACACTCACAAATGAATATCTGCCgaatttgtttgaaatataacACTAATGATAATCCATTTTTCGATGTTTTTACTGATAAATTGCAATGTCTCAATATATACGATGTGTTGAAAAATTTGTTTGATATCAAC gtcgAACCAGGTGACTTACGGCCGAAATACATTTGCCAACATTGTTATAACAAAGTGTCAGAATGGCTTGATTTCGTATTAAAAGCACACTATAGCCAGTTTTGTATCAACGAAATGATTTACGATGCT CAGCCAATCACTTCTCCTTCGTCATCTGtcattaatatacctaatgatGATAACCAAGACAACTCAAATAATAACTCATCAACTTCTTCAAATTCTCCTTCACCATCTGTCATTAGTATACCTGATGATGATAACCAAGACAACTCAGATAATTATTCATCAACTTTTCCAgcacctataaataatttatctaataatgAAGATAATCAAGAAAACTCATATTGTATGCCATCCACTTCTACAGctgacatatatataataaagaaaaaaataaatcttataccATATGGGTTTTATTCATGTATAATTCGATCGTGtaaaaaatcctttaaaacttTCCAAGGATTCAAAACACATTACCGTCGTCATCGTAATGTTGCAGATGCTGTTATGTGCTGGAAATGTAACAATACATTTCCTAACAAGAGCACTATGCACTCACATCAAATGAAACGTGAATGTGTAGTGTTTCCTGGTATGTTTGGCTGCCTTTCGTGCCCTGAATCATTTGATGACCTTCAAAGCTTAAGcattcataaatataacatgcatattgttcaaaattaa
- the LOC132924643 gene encoding uncharacterized protein LOC132924643 isoform X1, with product MSFLNDDTPRRLHSQMNICRICLKYNTNDNPFFDVFTDKLQCLNIYDVLKNLFDINVEPGDLRPKYICQHCYNKVSEWLDFVLKAHYSQFCINEMIYDAINNKDYYLQQPITSPSSSVINIPNDDNQDNSNNNSSTSSNSPSPSVISIPDDDNQDNSDNYSSTFPAPINNLSNNEDNQENSYCMPSTSTADIYIIKKKINLIPYGFYSCIIRSCKKSFKTFQGFKTHYRRHRNVADAVMCWKCNNTFPNKSTMHSHQMKRECVVFPGMFGCLSCPESFDDLQSLSIHKYNMHIVQN from the exons ATGTCTTTTCTAAACGATGATACCCCGCGTCGATTACACTCACAAATGAATATCTGCCgaatttgtttgaaatataacACTAATGATAATCCATTTTTCGATGTTTTTACTGATAAATTGCAATGTCTCAATATATACGATGTGTTGAAAAATTTGTTTGATATCAAC gtcgAACCAGGTGACTTACGGCCGAAATACATTTGCCAACATTGTTATAACAAAGTGTCAGAATGGCTTGATTTCGTATTAAAAGCACACTATAGCCAGTTTTGTATCAACGAAATGATTTACGATGCT attaataataaagattattacTTACAGCAGCCAATCACTTCTCCTTCGTCATCTGtcattaatatacctaatgatGATAACCAAGACAACTCAAATAATAACTCATCAACTTCTTCAAATTCTCCTTCACCATCTGTCATTAGTATACCTGATGATGATAACCAAGACAACTCAGATAATTATTCATCAACTTTTCCAgcacctataaataatttatctaataatgAAGATAATCAAGAAAACTCATATTGTATGCCATCCACTTCTACAGctgacatatatataataaagaaaaaaataaatcttataccATATGGGTTTTATTCATGTATAATTCGATCGTGtaaaaaatcctttaaaacttTCCAAGGATTCAAAACACATTACCGTCGTCATCGTAATGTTGCAGATGCTGTTATGTGCTGGAAATGTAACAATACATTTCCTAACAAGAGCACTATGCACTCACATCAAATGAAACGTGAATGTGTAGTGTTTCCTGGTATGTTTGGCTGCCTTTCGTGCCCTGAATCATTTGATGACCTTCAAAGCTTAAGcattcataaatataacatgcatattgttcaaaattaa